A section of the Leptotrichia buccalis C-1013-b genome encodes:
- a CDS encoding cysteine ABC transporter substrate-binding protein, translating into MKKNFERLVKIIAILVLGVFAISCGKGGKGSAEPGSIEAIKKAGKIRIGVFGDKPPFGFVDENGKNQGYDIYLAKRLAKDLLGDENKIEFVTLEAANRVEYLLSNKVDIILANFTVTDERKQKVDFAKPYMKVSLGIVSPEGAPIKDVKELKGKKLIVNKGTTAEIYFTKNYPDIELLKYDQNTETFNALLDKRGAALAHDNTLVFAWATENPGFVVDIKQLGEQDYIAPAVRKGNKELLDWLNTEIDALTKEGFFEKAYKATLEPVYGNKVDPKTVIIENK; encoded by the coding sequence ATGAAAAAGAATTTTGAAAGGCTTGTAAAAATTATTGCAATCTTAGTTTTAGGAGTATTTGCGATAAGCTGTGGAAAAGGTGGAAAGGGAAGTGCTGAACCTGGTTCAATTGAAGCAATAAAAAAAGCAGGGAAAATTAGGATAGGAGTATTCGGAGATAAGCCGCCATTCGGATTTGTTGATGAAAATGGGAAAAATCAAGGGTATGATATTTATTTGGCAAAAAGACTTGCTAAAGATTTATTAGGCGACGAAAACAAAATAGAATTTGTCACATTAGAAGCTGCAAACAGAGTAGAATATTTATTATCAAATAAAGTTGACATTATTCTAGCAAACTTTACAGTAACAGACGAAAGAAAACAAAAAGTTGATTTTGCAAAACCTTATATGAAGGTATCACTAGGGATTGTTTCACCAGAAGGTGCTCCAATAAAAGATGTGAAGGAGCTGAAAGGTAAAAAATTAATAGTTAACAAAGGAACAACAGCTGAAATTTACTTTACTAAGAATTATCCAGATATAGAATTATTGAAGTATGATCAAAACACAGAAACATTTAACGCATTGTTAGATAAAAGAGGAGCTGCACTTGCACACGATAATACTCTAGTATTCGCATGGGCAACAGAAAATCCAGGATTTGTTGTGGATATTAAACAGCTAGGGGAACAGGATTATATTGCTCCAGCTGTAAGAAAAGGGAATAAGGAACTGTTAGACTGGCTAAATACTGAAATAGATGCTCTTACTAAGGAAGGCTTCTTTGAAAAAGCATATAAAGCGACTCTTGAGCCTGTTTACGGAAATAAAGTTGATCCTAAAACAGTAATTATTGAAAATAAATAA
- a CDS encoding ATP-grasp domain-containing protein: protein MSKVYIIHENMDWTRHLTARLEELSVPYEELDLSEGILNIGKEPEKGVYYNRMSASSHTRGHRYAPELTEQVLTWLENKGTEAVRVINGTSAINLEVSKLKQYILLQKAGINTPKTLGAVGKDQILNAAKELDTYPFIIKHNRAGKGLGVRLIRSYEELDNYVNGNDFEDSVDGISLIQEYVKPVDGHIIRAEFIGGKYLYAVKVDSSDGFELCPADSCQINDKFCPVGEEAAEKSKFRIIERLPENQIEEYEKFLKENHIDVAAIEFIINENNEVFVYDINTNTNYNADAEKIAGKYAMLELAKYLKDELKKLG, encoded by the coding sequence ATGTCAAAAGTATATATAATTCATGAAAATATGGATTGGACAAGACATCTGACTGCAAGGCTGGAGGAATTGTCAGTTCCTTATGAAGAACTGGATTTGTCAGAAGGAATATTAAATATAGGGAAAGAGCCTGAAAAAGGCGTGTATTATAATAGAATGAGTGCTTCTTCACATACAAGAGGGCACAGATATGCACCAGAATTAACGGAGCAAGTCTTAACATGGCTGGAAAACAAAGGAACAGAAGCAGTCCGTGTAATTAATGGGACATCTGCTATAAATCTTGAAGTAAGCAAGCTGAAACAATACATCTTACTGCAAAAGGCAGGGATAAATACTCCAAAAACATTGGGAGCTGTGGGAAAAGATCAAATTTTAAATGCCGCAAAGGAACTTGACACATATCCTTTTATCATAAAGCACAACAGAGCTGGAAAAGGGCTTGGGGTAAGGCTTATAAGAAGTTATGAAGAACTTGACAATTATGTAAATGGAAATGATTTTGAAGATTCTGTTGATGGAATAAGTTTGATTCAGGAATATGTGAAGCCTGTGGATGGACATATCATAAGAGCTGAATTTATAGGTGGAAAATATCTTTATGCCGTAAAAGTTGACTCAAGCGATGGATTTGAACTATGTCCAGCAGATTCGTGCCAGATAAATGATAAATTCTGTCCTGTAGGAGAAGAAGCAGCGGAAAAATCAAAATTTAGAATTATCGAAAGATTGCCAGAAAATCAAATTGAAGAATATGAGAAATTTTTGAAAGAAAACCACATAGATGTGGCTGCAATAGAGTTTATCATAAATGAAAACAACGAAGTTTTTGTTTATGACATAAATACAAATACTAACTACAACGCCGATGCTGAAAAAATAGCTGGGAAATATGCTATGTTGGAACTAGCTAAATATTTAAAAGATGAATTGAAAAAATTAGGATAA
- a CDS encoding cupin domain-containing protein, with translation MAGIVKNQGGLAFSGDNYKVVKEILDSGEKIPLHNHEGEDVVISVLKGKLEIHLNDDEIHTLVPGDIIGFDGKNLVKGTALEYTEFNETLIKK, from the coding sequence ATGGCTGGAATAGTAAAAAATCAAGGTGGATTAGCTTTTAGTGGGGATAATTATAAAGTGGTGAAGGAAATTTTAGATTCAGGAGAAAAAATTCCTTTGCATAATCATGAAGGAGAAGATGTCGTAATTTCAGTTCTGAAAGGAAAATTGGAAATACATTTGAATGATGATGAAATACATACTTTAGTGCCTGGTGATATCATTGGTTTTGATGGGAAGAATCTTGTTAAAGGTACTGCATTGGAGTATACTGAATTTAACGAAACACTTATAAAAAAATAA
- a CDS encoding amino acid ABC transporter permease, which produces MQLSGIDVIFKGVNLQRLMGGLVVTGQIALVSIVFSILLGLILGIVMTSKNKIIYGVLKFYLESMRIIPLLVWLFIIYFGVAKGFDLHIDSETTTIIVFVIWGTAEMMDIVRGAIISLPKIQGESAKALGLDTIQVYRYVLLPQAVRRIAPAAVNLITRMIKTTSLAIFIEVAEVLKIGRQIIEFSSRKNPMAPFWVYLFIFFLYFIICYPITLLSKKMEKKWAV; this is translated from the coding sequence ATGCAACTGTCGGGAATTGATGTTATTTTTAAAGGAGTCAATTTGCAAAGGCTTATGGGTGGACTTGTTGTAACAGGACAAATTGCTCTTGTTTCCATAGTATTTTCAATATTGCTTGGATTAATTCTAGGAATAGTTATGACTTCAAAAAATAAAATTATTTATGGAGTATTGAAATTTTATCTGGAAAGTATGAGAATCATTCCCTTGCTTGTGTGGCTGTTCATAATCTATTTTGGAGTTGCAAAAGGCTTTGATTTGCATATTGATTCAGAAACTACGACAATAATAGTATTTGTGATATGGGGAACGGCTGAAATGATGGATATTGTGAGGGGAGCTATTATTTCTCTTCCAAAAATTCAAGGAGAAAGTGCAAAGGCTTTGGGGCTTGATACAATTCAGGTTTATAGATATGTGCTGCTTCCGCAGGCAGTAAGAAGAATTGCACCTGCAGCGGTAAACCTTATAACAAGAATGATTAAGACAACTTCACTTGCGATTTTTATAGAAGTTGCAGAAGTTCTAAAAATAGGACGGCAAATTATAGAATTTTCAAGCAGGAAAAATCCGATGGCACCATTCTGGGTGTATCTGTTCATATTTTTTCTATATTTCATAATTTGTTATCCAATTACATTATTATCAAAAAAAATGGAGAAAAAATGGGCTGTTTAA
- a CDS encoding dicarboxylate/amino acid:cation symporter yields the protein MKKLLGFRKLNLLAQILIGALLGILVGQLFPSFAKELKILGVLFTSLVQMVIVPLVFPLVVLSIVTMKNTKKFGNLAFKTFLHFFSITTLVITLSLILGKVTGIDANIKAGSISTEAIKDVASNINLSDFLTSIVPKNVFTAFADGNLLPVIFFAVFLGIALIAVGDDNKPVIAFFESWIKAMYKIVDYAIAFAPVGVFGLIASNVAKTGLGDLYLLGQFVLLLYVGYLAALLVVFPIIAYIFKVPYLKLLSNIKDLVLIAFTTGGSAVVLPTLLERSEENGISESVSAFATPLGYSFNLIGACIYISLSVTFITNLYSTPLTWGQLIPLILFLTIITKGIAAVPSGALVVLLATAAQLNLPAEGIALIVSVDFLANAGRTAVNVVGNTLVPAIIEKTAEYEVVETEEVYAGLRENAAVVE from the coding sequence ATGAAAAAATTATTAGGATTTAGAAAATTGAATTTATTGGCACAGATATTGATTGGTGCGTTATTAGGGATTTTGGTTGGGCAGTTATTTCCATCATTTGCTAAAGAGTTAAAAATACTGGGAGTGCTGTTTACAAGTTTAGTTCAGATGGTTATTGTGCCACTTGTATTCCCGCTAGTTGTTTTATCAATAGTTACAATGAAAAATACTAAAAAGTTTGGAAATCTTGCATTTAAGACATTTTTACACTTTTTCTCAATTACAACGTTAGTAATCACGCTTAGCCTTATTTTAGGGAAAGTGACAGGAATCGATGCAAATATAAAAGCTGGAAGCATTTCTACAGAAGCTATTAAAGATGTTGCTTCTAACATTAATTTGAGCGATTTCTTAACATCAATTGTACCTAAAAATGTATTTACAGCATTTGCAGACGGAAATCTTTTACCAGTTATATTTTTTGCAGTATTTTTGGGAATTGCCTTAATTGCTGTTGGAGATGACAATAAACCTGTGATAGCATTCTTTGAATCTTGGATAAAGGCTATGTATAAGATTGTAGATTATGCCATTGCATTTGCACCTGTGGGAGTGTTTGGACTGATTGCAAGCAATGTGGCGAAAACTGGGCTTGGAGATTTGTACTTGCTAGGACAGTTTGTACTGCTTCTTTATGTTGGATACTTGGCAGCTCTATTAGTTGTATTTCCGATTATTGCATACATATTCAAAGTTCCTTATTTAAAATTATTATCAAATATTAAGGATTTGGTACTGATAGCCTTTACAACAGGAGGTTCTGCAGTAGTTTTACCGACACTTCTTGAACGTAGTGAAGAAAATGGAATATCTGAATCAGTTTCAGCTTTTGCTACACCACTTGGATATTCATTTAATCTTATTGGAGCCTGCATATATATAAGTTTATCAGTAACATTTATAACAAACTTGTACTCAACTCCGCTTACATGGGGGCAATTAATACCGTTAATATTGTTTTTGACAATAATTACAAAGGGAATTGCAGCAGTTCCGTCTGGAGCATTGGTTGTACTGCTTGCAACTGCGGCACAGCTTAATTTACCTGCAGAAGGCATTGCCCTGATTGTATCAGTTGACTTTTTGGCAAATGCTGGACGTACAGCGGTAAATGTAGTTGGAAACACGCTTGTTCCTGCGATTATTGAAAAAACTGCAGAATATGAAGTTGTGGAAACAGAGGAAGTGTATGCTGGACTTCGAGAAAATGCGGCTGTAGTTGAATAA
- a CDS encoding amino acid ABC transporter ATP-binding protein, with protein MADSEVLLELSDIKKEYKKGVLALKGVSLSVNKSEVVVILGPSGCGKSTLLRCVNGLEEIQSGEIKLQGNVINKDKTKWHLIRQRIGMVFQSYELFDHMTVMQNLLLGPLKVQKRDKKEVTEQAEKLLERVGLLDKKNSYPRELSGGQKQRIAIIRSLCMNPEIMLFDEVTAALDPEMVREVLDVMLELAKEGMTMIIVTHEMEFAKAVADRIVFMDSGEIVETNYPLEFFRNPKTERAKKFLNIFNFEKKDKMESALLI; from the coding sequence ATGGCAGATTCGGAAGTTTTATTGGAACTTTCTGATATAAAAAAAGAATACAAAAAAGGCGTACTCGCATTAAAAGGAGTTTCACTTTCAGTAAATAAAAGCGAAGTTGTAGTAATACTGGGGCCTTCTGGATGTGGGAAAAGTACACTTTTAAGATGTGTAAACGGACTTGAAGAAATTCAGTCTGGAGAAATAAAATTACAAGGAAATGTTATCAATAAAGATAAGACAAAATGGCACTTAATACGTCAGAGAATAGGAATGGTGTTTCAAAGTTACGAATTATTTGACCACATGACAGTTATGCAAAATCTTCTGTTAGGACCGCTTAAAGTACAGAAAAGGGATAAAAAGGAAGTTACAGAGCAAGCAGAAAAATTACTTGAAAGAGTAGGGCTTCTGGATAAAAAGAACTCATATCCAAGAGAACTGTCGGGAGGACAAAAACAAAGAATAGCAATTATAAGATCGCTATGTATGAATCCAGAAATAATGCTGTTTGACGAAGTTACAGCGGCACTTGATCCTGAAATGGTAAGGGAAGTACTGGATGTAATGCTGGAACTGGCAAAGGAAGGAATGACAATGATAATCGTTACTCATGAAATGGAATTTGCTAAAGCAGTTGCAGATAGAATAGTCTTTATGGATTCTGGAGAAATCGTTGAAACAAATTATCCGCTGGAATTTTTTAGAAATCCAAAAACTGAAAGGGCTAAGAAATTCTTAAATATATTTAATTTTGAAAAGAAAGATAAGATGGAATCAGCTTTGTTGATATAA
- a CDS encoding transporter substrate-binding domain-containing protein codes for MKNILKITGILLIGLFLISCGGKQENSKSGSSEGKQKVKVGTEGVYAPFTFTDGSGKLTGYDVEVVEEIGKRANLDIEFVPTPWDSMFLGLESKKFDFIANEIAKNPEREKKYTFSDDYLVSAAQIIVKKGRTDIKTLEDLKGKRVMTGVGSNYNKTLTDFDKNKEINYAYFDGNVSIALEEIAQGKADATLNDRLTVGYFTKQRGNLVEIVGEPVTKTPVYFTFRKDSEELKNKINKALAEMKADGTLAKISEKWFGGDYTK; via the coding sequence ATGAAAAATATTTTGAAAATAACAGGGATTTTATTGATAGGACTATTTCTTATCAGTTGTGGAGGGAAACAAGAAAATAGTAAAAGTGGGAGTAGTGAAGGAAAACAAAAAGTGAAAGTTGGAACAGAAGGAGTTTATGCACCATTTACGTTTACTGATGGAAGTGGGAAATTAACTGGGTATGATGTGGAAGTTGTTGAAGAAATTGGGAAAAGAGCAAATTTAGATATAGAGTTTGTGCCTACACCTTGGGATAGTATGTTTTTAGGGCTGGAATCGAAAAAATTTGACTTTATTGCAAATGAGATTGCTAAAAATCCTGAAAGAGAGAAAAAATATACTTTTTCTGATGATTATTTAGTATCAGCTGCTCAAATTATTGTTAAAAAAGGAAGAACTGATATTAAGACACTTGAGGACTTAAAAGGTAAAAGGGTTATGACAGGAGTAGGAAGTAATTATAACAAGACTTTGACTGATTTTGACAAAAATAAGGAAATAAATTATGCTTATTTTGATGGAAATGTTTCAATTGCACTAGAAGAAATTGCACAAGGAAAGGCAGATGCTACTTTAAATGACAGATTGACAGTAGGATATTTCACAAAGCAAAGAGGAAATCTTGTAGAAATCGTGGGAGAGCCTGTAACAAAAACACCTGTATACTTCACATTTAGAAAAGATAGCGAAGAATTGAAAAATAAAATAAATAAAGCACTAGCTGAAATGAAAGCTGATGGAACGCTTGCCAAAATATCAGAAAAATGGTTTGGTGGAGATTATACGAAATAA
- a CDS encoding amino acid ABC transporter permease, giving the protein MDFNFIIENIPKYLEAMKLTVSIGIMGIIFSILIGIICALILYYKVPVIKQVVEIYIELSRNTPLVIQLFFLYFGLPKIGITFNSYICAVLGLSFLGGSYMCEAFRSGLESVTKGQRESGLSIGLTESQLITNVILPQAFTVSFPAIAANIIFLLKETSVIGILALMELMYLTRDLIGLYYKTNESLFMLVAAYLIIILPVSFILTVIERRIRYATVGN; this is encoded by the coding sequence ATGGACTTTAATTTTATAATAGAGAATATTCCTAAATATTTAGAAGCAATGAAATTAACTGTATCTATTGGAATTATGGGAATAATATTTTCAATATTAATTGGAATAATATGTGCATTGATTTTATATTATAAAGTTCCTGTGATAAAGCAGGTTGTAGAAATTTATATTGAACTTTCGAGAAATACGCCACTTGTGATACAGCTGTTCTTTCTGTATTTTGGGCTTCCAAAAATTGGGATTACATTTAATTCGTATATCTGTGCTGTGCTTGGATTATCTTTCCTAGGCGGAAGTTACATGTGCGAGGCATTTCGGAGCGGATTGGAGTCGGTTACAAAAGGGCAGCGGGAATCTGGGTTAAGCATTGGACTTACAGAATCACAGCTTATAACTAACGTAATATTGCCACAGGCATTTACGGTTTCGTTTCCAGCGATAGCGGCAAATATAATATTTCTTTTGAAAGAAACTTCAGTAATAGGGATTTTGGCTTTAATGGAACTGATGTATCTGACACGGGATTTGATAGGGCTTTATTATAAAACGAATGAAAGTCTGTTTATGCTTGTTGCAGCATATTTGATTATTATTTTACCGGTTTCGTTTATTTTAACAGTAATTGAAAGGAGAATAAGATATGCAACTGTCGGGAATTGA
- a CDS encoding amino acid ABC transporter permease, translated as MNNNVPFLNWGFMVRAIPEILKALPMTLNIAIVTMIFSLILSFFIALVRINKIPVLTRLATIYVSFIRGTPLLVQIYLAYYGLPKILDYIHLKYGFNIDVNNIPAIIFVYVAFILNVSGYLSETFRAAIQSVDKGQVEAALSIGMTKWQAMRRIVLPQAIIITFPNFGNTFISLIKDSSLAFTVSIVEMMGKAKIISASGLDIFEAYIVVAGIYWVVCIIVEKVMGIVEKKLRVGGL; from the coding sequence ATGAATAATAATGTACCTTTTTTAAACTGGGGATTTATGGTAAGAGCGATTCCAGAAATACTGAAAGCATTGCCAATGACTTTGAATATTGCGATTGTTACGATGATATTTTCGCTGATACTTAGTTTTTTTATCGCACTTGTGAGAATAAATAAAATTCCTGTGCTGACAAGGCTTGCTACAATTTATGTGTCCTTTATAAGAGGGACACCTCTTTTAGTTCAAATTTACCTTGCCTATTATGGATTGCCTAAAATATTGGATTATATACATTTAAAGTATGGGTTTAATATAGATGTGAATAATATTCCTGCTATTATCTTTGTTTACGTAGCATTTATTTTAAATGTATCAGGTTATCTGTCGGAAACATTTAGGGCAGCAATTCAGTCGGTGGATAAAGGGCAAGTTGAAGCTGCATTGTCTATTGGAATGACAAAATGGCAGGCAATGAGAAGAATTGTACTTCCACAGGCGATTATAATAACTTTTCCTAATTTTGGAAATACTTTTATAAGTCTGATAAAGGATTCCTCGCTCGCTTTTACAGTTTCAATTGTGGAAATGATGGGAAAAGCAAAAATAATATCAGCTTCGGGGCTGGATATTTTTGAGGCATATATTGTTGTTGCTGGAATTTACTGGGTTGTTTGTATAATTGTGGAAAAAGTCATGGGAATTGTGGAAAAGAAATTGAGAGTAGGTGGACTGTAG
- a CDS encoding amino acid ABC transporter ATP-binding protein, which translates to MIKVENLKLSFGKNEVLKGINFKIERGQVISIIGPSGSGKSTFLRSLNFLETASSGTITFGNETFDLSKINKKDINRLRKNTTMVFQNYNLFKNKTALENVIEGLLIVKKMNRNEATEIGLKMLEKVGLKDKAEFYPNQLSGGQQQRVGIARAVAMSPDVILLDEPTSALDPELIGEVLKVIKDMVKENMTMIIVTHEMQFAREVSDYIVFVDGGTIIAEGKPEEIFVNSQNQRLQNFLKRYSESETDIYSI; encoded by the coding sequence ATGATAAAGGTTGAAAATCTAAAATTGTCTTTTGGAAAAAACGAAGTTTTGAAAGGAATAAACTTTAAAATAGAAAGAGGACAGGTAATAAGCATCATAGGACCGAGTGGATCTGGAAAATCAACATTTTTACGAAGCCTTAATTTTCTTGAAACAGCTTCATCAGGAACAATAACTTTTGGAAACGAAACTTTTGACTTGAGCAAAATAAATAAAAAAGATATAAACAGACTTAGAAAAAATACGACAATGGTTTTTCAGAATTATAATTTATTCAAAAACAAAACTGCTCTGGAAAATGTAATTGAAGGGCTTTTAATTGTAAAAAAAATGAATAGGAACGAAGCAACAGAAATCGGATTGAAAATGCTCGAAAAAGTGGGATTAAAAGATAAAGCCGAATTTTATCCAAATCAGCTTTCTGGAGGGCAGCAGCAAAGAGTAGGAATCGCAAGAGCGGTTGCAATGAGTCCAGATGTAATTTTGCTTGATGAGCCAACTTCGGCACTTGATCCTGAACTTATAGGAGAAGTTCTGAAAGTTATAAAGGATATGGTAAAAGAAAATATGACAATGATAATTGTTACCCATGAAATGCAGTTTGCAAGGGAGGTTTCAGATTATATAGTATTTGTTGATGGTGGAACAATTATAGCAGAAGGTAAGCCAGAAGAAATTTTTGTCAATTCTCAAAATCAGAGGTTACAAAATTTTTTGAAAAGGTATTCTGAGAGTGAAACAGATATTTACTCAATATAG
- a CDS encoding transporter substrate-binding domain-containing protein, with product MKKIKLLLGVLLLLILAVSCGNKANARKKRVIKVGTDGVYAPFSFKDESSGKLTGYDVEVIQEVGKRINADIEFTTVPWDSIFLGLESKRYDIIANEIEKTKEREEKYIFSDKYLVSAAQIIVKEGENNIKTLKDLEGKRVISAVGSNYSKTVEEYNKTASKKIDLNYFDGGITLTLVEIAQGKADATLSDRLVVSYYKKQQGDKVQLVGEPLSTTPTFFLFRKDSEELRNEVNKALAEMRADGTLAKISEKWFGGDYTK from the coding sequence ATGAAAAAAATTAAATTATTGCTAGGAGTCTTGTTATTACTCATTTTAGCAGTATCTTGTGGAAATAAAGCAAATGCTAGGAAAAAAAGGGTTATAAAAGTAGGGACAGATGGAGTTTATGCACCATTTTCGTTTAAGGATGAAAGTAGCGGGAAATTGACAGGATATGATGTTGAGGTTATTCAGGAAGTTGGAAAAAGGATAAATGCAGATATTGAATTTACAACTGTTCCTTGGGATAGCATATTTTTGGGGCTGGAATCAAAAAGATATGATATTATTGCCAATGAGATTGAAAAAACTAAGGAAAGAGAAGAAAAATATATTTTTTCTGATAAATATTTAGTTTCAGCTGCTCAGATTATTGTAAAAGAGGGAGAGAATAATATAAAGACTTTAAAGGATCTGGAAGGTAAAAGAGTAATTTCAGCAGTTGGAAGCAATTATTCAAAAACTGTTGAGGAGTATAATAAAACAGCTTCTAAAAAGATAGATCTTAATTATTTTGACGGTGGGATTACTTTGACATTGGTAGAAATAGCACAAGGAAAAGCGGATGCAACATTGAGCGACAGACTTGTGGTAAGTTACTATAAAAAACAGCAAGGGGATAAAGTTCAGCTAGTAGGGGAGCCTTTGAGTACAACACCGACATTTTTCCTGTTTAGAAAAGATAGCGAAGAATTAAGAAATGAAGTGAACAAAGCACTTGCTGAAATGAGGGCTGACGGAACACTTGCTAAAATATCAGAAAAATGGTTTGGCGGAGATTATACGAAATAG